From Mycobacterium lacus, one genomic window encodes:
- a CDS encoding virulence factor Mce family protein, with amino-acid sequence MKSFAERNRLAVGAAGIVTMAAGVLGALQYQRLPFVDQGKGVSAYFADAGGLRTDNTVEVSGYPVGKVSSIELEGRGVLVKFKVDNTIRLGNRTEVAIKTKGLLGSKFLDVTPRGEGQLEGPIPIERTRSPYQLPDALGDLATTISGLNTDRLSESLGTLAQTFADTPADFRNAIEGVARLAETLDERDAQLRGLLDNAAKATGVLAKRTDQIVDLVRDTTALLAQLRTQSAALDQIWANISAVSRQLQGFIGENRQQLRPALDKLNGVLAIVENRKDRVQQAIPLINTYVMSLGESLSSGPFFKAYVANLLPGQFVQPFISAAFSDLGLDPATLLPSQLTDPPTGQPGTPPLPVPYPRTGQGGEPRLTLPDAITGNPGDPRYPYRQQPPAPPPGGPPPGPPAQQPEGQP; translated from the coding sequence ATGAAGTCCTTCGCCGAACGCAATCGGCTGGCCGTCGGCGCCGCCGGCATCGTGACGATGGCCGCAGGCGTGCTGGGCGCCCTGCAGTACCAGCGACTCCCCTTTGTCGATCAGGGCAAAGGCGTCTCAGCCTATTTCGCCGACGCCGGCGGACTGCGGACCGACAACACGGTCGAAGTCTCCGGCTACCCGGTGGGAAAGGTGTCCAGCATCGAACTCGAAGGGCGCGGCGTGCTGGTCAAGTTCAAGGTGGACAACACCATTCGGCTCGGCAACCGCACCGAGGTGGCGATCAAGACCAAGGGCCTGTTGGGCAGCAAGTTCCTCGACGTCACACCCCGGGGCGAGGGCCAGCTCGAGGGTCCCATCCCGATCGAGCGAACCAGGTCGCCCTATCAGCTGCCCGACGCACTCGGCGACCTGGCCACCACCATCAGCGGATTGAACACCGACCGCCTGTCCGAATCGCTGGGCACCCTGGCGCAAACCTTTGCCGATACACCGGCGGATTTCCGGAACGCGATCGAGGGGGTGGCCCGGCTCGCGGAAACACTCGACGAGCGTGACGCCCAACTGCGCGGCCTGCTGGACAACGCCGCGAAAGCGACTGGCGTGCTGGCCAAGCGCACCGACCAGATCGTCGACCTGGTGCGTGACACCACCGCGCTCTTGGCGCAGCTGCGCACCCAAAGCGCCGCCTTGGATCAGATCTGGGCGAACATCTCGGCGGTGTCACGGCAGCTTCAGGGCTTCATCGGCGAGAATCGGCAACAGCTGCGGCCGGCGCTGGACAAGCTCAACGGGGTGCTGGCGATCGTCGAAAACCGCAAGGACCGTGTGCAGCAGGCCATCCCGCTGATCAACACGTACGTCATGTCGCTGGGCGAATCTCTGTCGTCCGGCCCCTTTTTCAAGGCGTACGTGGCGAACCTGCTGCCCGGCCAGTTCGTGCAACCGTTCATCAGTGCGGCGTTCTCCGACCTGGGGCTGGACCCGGCCACCCTGCTCCCGTCGCAACTGACCGACCCGCCAACCGGTCAACCCGGGACACCGCCGTTGCCGGTCCCGTACCCGCGGACAGGCCAGGGCGGCGAGCCGCGGTTGACGCTGCCCGATGCGATCACCGGCAATCCCGGCGATCCGCGCTATCCCTACCGGCAGCAGCCGCCCGCCCCACCGCCCGGCGGTCCACCGCCCGGGCCGCCCGCCCAGCAACCCGAAGGCCAACCGTGA
- a CDS encoding virulence factor Mce family protein, with protein sequence MTAKLRRARSVLATSLALVLVAGVIVAMRTAGSVGRTVVVAYFENSNGVFAGDDVLIRGVPVGKILKIEPQPLRSKISFWFDRKHKVPADATAAILSPQLVTGRAIQLTPPYTSGPIMADGAVIGQDRTVVPVEWDDLRAQLQRLTELLKPSQPGGVSTLGALINTAADNLRGQGSTIRDTIVKLSQAVSALGDHSKDIFTTLKNLSTLVTALHDSADLLEQLNHNLAAVSSLLADDPNKIAAAVEDLNAVVADVQGFAAENREAIGTTSDKLASISKALVDSLDDIKQTLHISPTVLQNFNNIFEPANGSLTGALAGTNMANPIAFLCGAIQAASRLGGEQAAKLCVQYLAPIVKNRQYNFPPLGENLFVGAQARPNEVTYSEDWMRPDDVPQATDPAAGLRGMMTPPEGHS encoded by the coding sequence GTGACAGCGAAACTCAGACGTGCCCGCTCCGTGTTGGCGACCTCCCTTGCCTTGGTGCTCGTCGCGGGCGTGATCGTCGCCATGCGAACCGCCGGGAGCGTTGGCCGCACCGTCGTCGTTGCCTACTTCGAGAACAGCAACGGTGTGTTTGCCGGAGACGACGTGCTCATCCGGGGAGTGCCGGTGGGCAAGATCCTCAAAATCGAACCGCAACCGCTGCGATCCAAGATTTCGTTCTGGTTCGATCGCAAGCACAAGGTCCCCGCCGATGCCACCGCGGCGATCCTGTCGCCGCAACTGGTAACGGGCCGGGCGATCCAGCTGACGCCGCCGTATACGAGCGGGCCCATCATGGCCGACGGCGCGGTCATCGGCCAGGACCGCACCGTGGTGCCGGTCGAGTGGGACGACTTGCGGGCGCAGCTTCAGCGGCTCACCGAACTGCTGAAGCCCTCCCAGCCGGGCGGTGTCAGCACGCTGGGTGCCCTCATCAACACCGCCGCCGACAACCTGCGCGGGCAAGGCTCCACGATTCGCGACACCATCGTCAAACTGTCGCAGGCGGTTTCGGCGCTGGGCGACCACAGCAAAGACATCTTTACCACCCTAAAAAATCTGTCGACGCTGGTGACGGCGCTGCACGACAGCGCGGATCTGCTCGAACAGCTGAACCACAACCTGGCCGCGGTGTCGTCACTGCTGGCCGACGACCCGAACAAGATCGCTGCGGCGGTCGAGGACCTCAACGCGGTCGTTGCCGACGTGCAGGGCTTCGCCGCCGAGAACCGTGAGGCGATCGGCACGACATCGGACAAGCTCGCGTCGATCTCCAAGGCGCTGGTCGACAGCCTCGACGACATCAAGCAGACCCTGCACATCAGCCCGACGGTCTTGCAGAACTTCAACAACATCTTCGAACCGGCCAACGGTTCGCTGACCGGCGCGCTGGCGGGCACCAACATGGCCAACCCGATCGCCTTCCTGTGCGGCGCGATTCAGGCCGCCTCCCGATTGGGGGGCGAGCAAGCGGCGAAACTCTGCGTGCAGTACCTGGCGCCGATCGTGAAGAACCGCCAATACAACTTTCCGCCACTGGGGGAGAACCTCTTCGTCGGTGCGCAGGCGAGGCCCAACGAGGTCACCTACAGCGAGGACTGGATGCGGCCCGATGACGTTCCGCAAGCCACCGATCCCGCGGCTGGCCTGCGCGGCATGATGACGCCGCCGGAAGGTCACTCATGA
- a CDS encoding virulence factor Mce family protein codes for MRVSLILTLILAVIGVSGCGWRGLNSLPLPGTQGDGPGSYLIQAQMPDVNNIQPNSRVRVADVTVGHVTKIERQGWHALVTMRLDGDVNLPANATAKIGTTSLLGSYHIELGIPKDEAPQGKLRGGSTIPLSRGGAYPSTEQTLAALSLVLNGGGLGQIQDITEALSTAFRGREQDLRSLIGQLDKFSAHLNDQSDDIIAATESLNRLVGKFATQQPVLDRALTTIPDALAVLNNERDKLVEAADQLSKFSALTVDSVNKTKANLVNELRHIGPVLESLANAGPALTRSLSLLATFPFPNETFENFQRGDYANLTAIVDLTLSRIDQGLFTGTRWECHLTQLELQWGRTIGQFPSPCTAGYRGTPGNPLTAAYHWDQGP; via the coding sequence ATGAGAGTCAGTCTGATCCTGACGCTGATCCTGGCGGTGATCGGTGTATCCGGCTGCGGCTGGCGCGGACTGAATTCGCTGCCGCTGCCCGGCACACAGGGCGACGGCCCGGGGTCCTACCTGATCCAGGCACAGATGCCCGATGTCAACAACATTCAGCCGAACTCGCGGGTGCGCGTTGCCGACGTGACGGTCGGCCATGTGACCAAAATCGAGCGCCAGGGGTGGCACGCGTTGGTGACCATGCGGCTGGATGGCGACGTCAACCTGCCCGCCAACGCAACGGCCAAGATCGGCACGACCAGCCTGCTGGGTTCCTACCACATCGAACTGGGCATACCGAAAGACGAAGCGCCGCAAGGCAAGTTGCGCGGGGGCTCCACCATTCCGCTGTCGCGCGGCGGCGCCTACCCGAGCACCGAGCAGACGCTGGCGGCGCTGTCGTTGGTGCTCAACGGCGGCGGGCTCGGCCAGATACAGGACATCACCGAGGCATTGAGCACCGCCTTTCGCGGGCGCGAACAAGACCTGCGCAGCCTGATCGGTCAGCTGGACAAGTTCTCCGCACACCTCAACGACCAGTCCGATGACATCATCGCGGCCACCGAAAGCCTGAACCGGCTGGTCGGTAAGTTCGCCACCCAGCAACCGGTCCTGGATCGGGCCCTGACGACCATCCCCGACGCGCTCGCGGTGCTCAACAACGAACGAGACAAGCTCGTCGAGGCGGCCGACCAGTTGAGCAAGTTCAGCGCGCTGACCGTCGACTCGGTCAACAAGACCAAGGCCAACCTCGTCAACGAATTAAGGCACATCGGGCCCGTTTTGGAGTCACTCGCCAACGCCGGTCCCGCCCTGACCCGGTCGCTGTCGCTACTGGCCACCTTCCCCTTTCCAAATGAGACATTCGAGAATTTCCAGCGCGGCGACTACGCCAACCTGACCGCGATCGTCGACCTCACCCTTAGCCGTATCGACCAGGGCCTGTTTACCGGCACCCGGTGGGAGTGTCACCTGACCCAGCTCGAGCTGCAGTGGGGTCGCACGATCGGCCAATTTCCCAGCCCGTGCACCGCGGGCTACCGGGGCACCCCCGGCAATCCGCTGACCGCCGCCTACCACTGGGACCAGGGGCCCTGA
- a CDS encoding MCE family protein, with protein sequence MLHLPRRVIVQLAIFAVIAVGVLAVTFLHFVKLPAMLFGVGRYTVTMELPESGGLYGSGNVTYRGFEVGRVESVRLTDGGVLAVLSLKSGIDIPSDLKAEVHSHTAIGESYVELLPRDATSPPLKDGDVIALADTSVPPDINVLLGAANTALQAIPHDNLKTVIDESYTAVGGLGPELSRLITGSSDLAIDARTNLDPLLALIDQAQPVLDSQTHTSDAIAGWASHLAAVTAELQTHDAAVGAVIDRSGPALGEMRQLIERVQPTLPILLANLVSVGQVALTYQNDIEQLLVVFPMAIGAEQAGILANLNTKQDYRGQYLSFNLNLNLPPPCTTGFLPAQQQRIPTFEDYPDRPAGDLYCRVPQDSPLNVRGARNIPCETVPGKRAPTVKLCESDEQYVPLGDGFNWKGDPNATLSGQGIPQLPPMAAAQYDPATGTYTGPDGHQYTQSDLAHTAPKDKTWQTMLLPPGS encoded by the coding sequence ATGCTGCATCTACCACGACGAGTCATCGTGCAGCTGGCCATTTTCGCCGTGATCGCGGTTGGCGTACTGGCCGTCACGTTTCTGCACTTCGTCAAACTGCCGGCGATGCTGTTCGGCGTCGGCCGCTACACGGTGACGATGGAGCTGCCCGAGTCCGGTGGGCTCTATGGCTCCGGCAACGTCACCTACCGCGGCTTCGAGGTCGGCCGGGTGGAATCGGTGCGGCTGACCGACGGCGGAGTGCTGGCCGTCCTTTCTTTGAAATCGGGCATCGACATCCCGTCCGACCTCAAAGCCGAGGTGCACAGCCACACGGCGATCGGCGAATCGTACGTCGAGTTGTTGCCCCGCGACGCCACCTCGCCGCCGCTGAAAGACGGCGACGTCATCGCGCTGGCCGACACCTCGGTGCCGCCGGACATCAATGTCCTACTCGGCGCGGCCAACACCGCACTACAGGCGATACCGCACGACAACCTGAAAACCGTGATCGACGAGTCGTATACCGCGGTGGGCGGGCTCGGCCCGGAACTTTCCCGGCTGATCACGGGATCGTCGGACCTGGCGATCGATGCGCGCACGAACCTCGACCCGCTGCTGGCGCTGATCGACCAGGCGCAGCCGGTGCTCGATTCGCAGACCCACACGTCGGACGCGATCGCCGGGTGGGCCTCGCACCTGGCCGCGGTCACCGCGGAATTGCAGACGCACGACGCCGCCGTCGGCGCGGTCATCGACCGCAGCGGTCCGGCATTGGGGGAGATGCGTCAACTGATCGAACGGGTGCAGCCCACCTTGCCCATCCTGCTGGCCAACCTGGTCAGCGTCGGCCAGGTCGCGCTCACCTACCAGAACGACATCGAACAGCTGCTGGTGGTGTTCCCCATGGCCATCGGCGCCGAACAGGCCGGGATCCTTGCGAACCTGAACACCAAGCAGGACTACCGGGGTCAGTATCTGAGCTTCAACCTCAACCTCAACCTGCCGCCGCCGTGCACCACCGGGTTCCTGCCGGCCCAGCAACAGCGCATCCCCACGTTCGAGGACTACCCGGACCGCCCGGCCGGCGACCTGTACTGCCGGGTGCCGCAGGACTCGCCGCTCAACGTCCGTGGCGCCCGCAACATCCCGTGTGAAACCGTGCCCGGCAAGCGGGCACCGACCGTGAAGTTGTGCGAGAGCGACGAGCAGTACGTGCCACTGGGCGACGGCTTCAACTGGAAAGGCGACCCCAATGCCACCCTGTCCGGCCAGGGCATCCCGCAGTTGCCGCCCATGGCCGCCGCGCAGTACGACCCGGCCACCGGCACCTACACCGGGCCGGACGGCCATCAGTACACCCAATCCGACCTGGCTCACACCGCACCGAAGGACAAGACATGGCAAACGATGCTGCTGCCGCCGGGCAGCTGA
- a CDS encoding mammalian cell entry protein translates to MANDAAAAGQLTEDMSAPRRAMLFGVASAVALAMLLGWLGFRIHQSQQEQAQRSQFLQVARQGALNLTTIDWRHADADVRRILDSATGEFYNDFVRRSQPFIEVLQQAQATTVGTITEAGLQAQTADTAQALVAVSVQTTNAGEADPVPRVWRMRITVQKVGDRAKISDVGFVP, encoded by the coding sequence ATGGCAAACGATGCTGCTGCCGCCGGGCAGCTGACGGAGGATATGTCGGCGCCGCGGCGCGCGATGCTGTTCGGCGTGGCCTCCGCCGTGGCATTGGCGATGCTGTTGGGCTGGCTGGGATTTCGCATTCACCAGTCGCAGCAGGAGCAGGCCCAGCGTAGTCAATTTCTGCAAGTGGCCCGGCAGGGCGCGCTGAACCTGACGACCATCGACTGGCGGCATGCCGACGCCGATGTGCGCCGCATTCTGGACAGCGCGACAGGCGAGTTCTACAACGACTTCGTCAGGCGCTCACAGCCATTCATCGAAGTGCTCCAGCAAGCTCAGGCCACCACCGTCGGCACCATTACCGAGGCCGGGCTTCAGGCGCAGACCGCCGACACGGCCCAGGCGTTGGTGGCGGTGTCGGTGCAGACCACGAACGCCGGTGAAGCAGACCCGGTTCCGCGGGTGTGGCGAATGCGTATCACCGTCCAGAAGGTCGGCGATCGGGCCAAGATTTCTGACGTCGGATTCGTGCCATGA
- a CDS encoding DUF732 domain-containing protein — MQRVLAGALLFGVATAAATPSARADEVAYLVNVTVRPGYNFASADAALSYGHGLCDKVTAGRTYARLIGDIKADFNTADEYQASYLLGQAVNELCPALIWQLRRSVAKGD, encoded by the coding sequence ATGCAGCGGGTGCTGGCGGGTGCGCTGTTATTCGGTGTCGCGACGGCGGCGGCGACACCGAGTGCGCGCGCCGATGAGGTGGCCTATCTGGTCAACGTCACGGTGCGTCCCGGCTACAACTTCGCCAGCGCCGACGCCGCCTTGAGCTACGGACATGGCCTCTGCGACAAGGTAACTGCGGGCCGCACCTATGCACGGCTCATCGGCGACATCAAGGCCGACTTCAACACCGCCGACGAATACCAGGCCTCCTATCTGCTCGGCCAGGCGGTCAACGAACTGTGCCCCGCGCTGATCTGGCAGTTGCGACGCTCGGTAGCCAAAGGAGATTGA
- a CDS encoding CAP domain-containing protein gives MRHRLLALPALFALTAGPALGAPAAQADNKRLNDGVVANVYTLQHQAGCTNDIKIDPRLQLAAQWHTLDMLNNRNLNDDIGSDGSTPQDRANAAGFHGKAAETVAINPAIAISGIELINQWYYNPAYFAIMSNCANSHIGVWSENAPDRTVVVAVYGQPDRAPQTPPRGAQTGPPSPVALQENVPIDPSPDYDASDELEYGISWLPWILRGVYPPPAMPPQ, from the coding sequence ATGCGGCACCGACTGCTGGCCCTGCCCGCGTTGTTCGCCCTGACCGCCGGCCCCGCGTTGGGTGCACCCGCCGCGCAGGCCGACAACAAGCGGCTCAACGACGGTGTGGTCGCCAATGTCTACACCCTTCAACATCAGGCCGGCTGCACCAACGACATCAAGATCGACCCGCGATTGCAACTGGCCGCCCAATGGCACACCCTCGATATGCTGAACAACCGAAACCTCAACGACGACATCGGTTCTGACGGGTCCACGCCGCAAGACCGCGCGAATGCCGCCGGCTTCCATGGCAAGGCGGCCGAAACCGTGGCGATCAATCCCGCCATCGCGATCAGCGGCATCGAGCTGATCAACCAGTGGTATTACAACCCCGCGTATTTCGCGATCATGTCCAATTGCGCCAACAGCCACATCGGGGTGTGGTCGGAGAACGCCCCGGACCGCACCGTCGTGGTGGCCGTTTACGGCCAACCCGATCGAGCTCCGCAGACACCACCGAGGGGAGCGCAGACCGGGCCGCCGTCTCCGGTGGCCCTGCAGGAGAACGTCCCGATCGATCCCAGCCCCGACTACGACGCGAGCGACGAGCTCGAATACGGCATCAGCTGGCTCCCGTGGATCCTGCGCGGCGTGTATCCCCCGCCCGCCATGCCGCCGCAGTAG
- a CDS encoding NYN domain-containing protein gives MRWIVDGMNVIGTRPDGWWKDRHGAMVMLVDRLDRWASEHGCDVTVVFERPPSTTIRAAVIAVAHAPAAAANSADDEIVRLVRADARPHEIRVVTSDKALTDRVRSIGASVYRAEGFRDLIDPRAAKPTGRGEAK, from the coding sequence GTGCGGTGGATCGTTGACGGTATGAACGTGATCGGGACTCGCCCGGACGGATGGTGGAAGGACCGCCACGGCGCGATGGTCATGCTGGTGGACCGGCTGGACCGGTGGGCCTCGGAGCACGGCTGCGACGTGACGGTGGTGTTCGAACGGCCGCCGTCAACCACTATCCGCGCCGCGGTGATCGCGGTGGCGCATGCGCCCGCGGCGGCCGCCAACTCGGCCGACGACGAGATCGTCCGGTTGGTGCGAGCCGACGCCCGGCCACACGAAATTCGTGTCGTGACATCGGACAAGGCGTTGACCGACCGGGTCCGGAGCATAGGTGCATCCGTCTATCGGGCGGAAGGCTTCCGCGACCTCATCGATCCGCGCGCCGCGAAACCCACGGGCCGTGGTGAAGCGAAGTGA
- a CDS encoding PE domain-containing protein has product MDSMSHDPAAGDIGSQLVEIGARGLDSGAAAAMTVTGLIPAGGEEVSAQAAMAFAAEATSMLASNTAAQEELMRTGAALTDIARIYNQTDGDAAGALTLGAAAMSRHPLAGGSGASVGAGLARAEVLPGAAGTAARTPLMAGLIEAPSSPMAQAAANAGSSAASGAAPLGSMGQGAAGGGSSKAGLASSTTPAQDEDDDQRAGREDQQPGERVL; this is encoded by the coding sequence ATGGATTCCATGTCACACGATCCGGCCGCCGGCGACATCGGTTCACAATTGGTCGAAATTGGCGCCCGCGGCCTCGACTCCGGCGCCGCCGCAGCGATGACGGTGACCGGGCTGATACCTGCGGGCGGCGAAGAGGTCTCGGCGCAGGCGGCGATGGCGTTCGCGGCGGAGGCCACCTCCATGCTGGCGTCCAACACTGCTGCTCAGGAAGAGCTGATGCGCACGGGCGCGGCGCTGACGGACATCGCGCGCATCTACAACCAGACCGACGGGGACGCCGCCGGCGCCTTGACGTTGGGTGCCGCTGCGATGTCCCGCCACCCGCTGGCGGGTGGTTCGGGCGCAAGCGTTGGCGCGGGATTGGCGCGCGCCGAGGTGCTGCCCGGTGCGGCCGGCACGGCCGCCCGCACGCCGCTGATGGCCGGACTGATCGAAGCCCCCTCTTCGCCGATGGCACAGGCCGCCGCCAACGCCGGATCATCGGCGGCAAGCGGCGCCGCCCCGCTGGGCTCGATGGGTCAAGGTGCTGCCGGCGGCGGGTCATCCAAGGCCGGGTTGGCGTCGAGCACAACACCCGCCCAGGATGAGGACGATGACCAGCGCGCGGGCCGGGAAGACCAGCAGCCTGGTGAGCGCGTCTTGTAA
- a CDS encoding PE family protein, with protein MSFVLATPEALAAAAADVAGIGSALSEANAAAAPTTALLAAGADEVSHAVASLFSAHARAYQGLSAQMAAFHDQFVRILNSSAGAYTAAEAANASPLQQVLNVINAPTEALVGRPLIGNGADGAPGTGQSGGAGGILLGNGGDGGSGAAGQAGGAGGEAGLIGSGGSGGLGGAGANGGAGGRGGWLYGNGGNGGNGGNATATSMAGGSGGAGGDAGLWGAGGHGGNGGAGMPGADGVNPTSSTDPSLAGGAGSSNQVGKSGAVSGGNGGDGQPGPTGVDGGTGGSGGNADTTVVGDAGSSATAGNGGDGGAGGAGGASGGDGGQGGYARSQANTATGGSGGHGGDGGVGLNGQDGSAGGAGGNGGRGGLLVGNGGNGGYGGDGGHGGAGSAGGAGGDGGGLNPVPTTSNSAYSSNANAHGGSGGSGGDGGTGGHGGLGAAGGAGGNGGAGGLLAGNGGVGGHGGAGGAGGGGGHGGDAGAGAAGGNAGAPAGQAIGGNGGNGGNAGHGGDGGNGGDGGHGGAGGRGGLLGKQGAVGGGGDGGTGGEGGTRGSAGSGGAAGLGLGSTGSHGGTAGSGGVSTPDFDGTDGTAGNHG; from the coding sequence ATGTCGTTCGTGTTGGCTACCCCGGAAGCGCTGGCGGCGGCAGCGGCTGATGTGGCGGGCATCGGTTCGGCGCTGAGCGAGGCAAATGCGGCGGCGGCGCCGACCACCGCACTGTTGGCCGCGGGTGCCGATGAGGTGTCGCACGCGGTGGCATCGCTCTTTTCCGCGCATGCCCGGGCCTATCAGGGTCTGAGCGCTCAGATGGCAGCGTTTCACGACCAGTTTGTGCGGATCCTCAACTCGAGTGCGGGCGCATATACGGCCGCCGAGGCGGCCAACGCTTCGCCCCTTCAGCAGGTGCTCAACGTGATCAACGCGCCCACCGAAGCGTTAGTGGGTCGCCCGCTGATCGGCAACGGCGCCGACGGGGCGCCGGGGACCGGCCAAAGCGGCGGAGCCGGCGGGATCTTGTTGGGCAACGGCGGCGACGGCGGGTCGGGTGCGGCCGGCCAGGCCGGCGGTGCGGGCGGCGAGGCCGGGCTGATCGGCAGCGGTGGCAGTGGCGGGCTCGGCGGCGCCGGCGCGAACGGCGGGGCTGGTGGTCGCGGCGGCTGGCTGTACGGAAACGGTGGTAACGGCGGGAACGGCGGGAACGCGACGGCGACCAGCATGGCCGGCGGCAGCGGGGGCGCCGGCGGCGATGCCGGGCTGTGGGGTGCCGGCGGTCACGGCGGCAACGGCGGCGCCGGCATGCCCGGGGCGGACGGCGTAAACCCCACATCCAGCACCGACCCCAGCCTCGCTGGCGGAGCAGGCTCCAGTAATCAAGTCGGCAAATCCGGTGCCGTCTCCGGCGGGAACGGCGGTGACGGCCAACCCGGCCCCACCGGCGTCGACGGCGGTACCGGCGGTAGTGGCGGCAATGCCGATACCACTGTCGTAGGCGACGCCGGCTCGAGCGCCACCGCCGGTAACGGTGGCGACGGCGGTGCCGGCGGTGCCGGGGGTGCCAGCGGCGGTGACGGCGGTCAGGGCGGCTACGCCCGCTCGCAGGCCAACACGGCAACCGGGGGTTCGGGCGGTCACGGCGGTGACGGCGGCGTCGGCCTGAACGGTCAGGACGGCAGCGCCGGCGGCGCCGGCGGTAACGGGGGGCGCGGCGGGCTGCTGGTCGGCAACGGCGGTAACGGCGGCTACGGCGGTGATGGTGGCCATGGCGGCGCCGGTTCTGCCGGCGGCGCCGGCGGTGACGGCGGTGGCCTCAACCCCGTCCCGACCACCTCCAACAGCGCCTACAGCTCGAACGCCAACGCCCACGGCGGTTCCGGGGGATCGGGCGGCGACGGCGGCACCGGCGGGCATGGTGGTCTCGGCGCCGCCGGCGGGGCGGGCGGCAATGGCGGCGCCGGAGGGTTGCTGGCCGGCAACGGCGGGGTCGGGGGCCACGGCGGCGCCGGCGGGGCGGGCGGCGGCGGCGGGCACGGCGGCGACGCCGGCGCCGGCGCCGCGGGCGGCAATGCCGGTGCCCCGGCTGGTCAGGCCATCGGCGGCAACGGCGGCAACGGCGGCAACGCCGGCCACGGCGGCGATGGCGGCAACGGGGGCGACGGCGGACACGGTGGCGCCGGTGGACGCGGCGGATTGCTCGGCAAGCAGGGCGCGGTCGGCGGCGGCGGCGACGGCGGCACCGGCGGTGAGGGCGGCACCCGGGGCAGCGCGGGTAGCGGCGGTGCGGCCGGCTTGGGTCTGGGGTCTACCGGTTCTCATGGCGGCACCGCCGGAAGCGGCGGCGTCAGCACCCCCGACTTCGACGGGACCGACGGCACTGCCGGCAACCACGGGTGA